A window of the Bacteroides thetaiotaomicron VPI-5482 genome harbors these coding sequences:
- a CDS encoding LamG domain-containing protein, with the protein MKKIFHLACFAFILLAAACSDEKEVTLEYNKIDGLLSQCNELLSSSSEGEDLGDFVTGSKAIFESKIRETEFIRNKTDRQSALDNYCEKLEIARQTFLSSKVLPACPLFDGTGYIDCGPASQFFSDKLTLEAWVYANEKTGGSIIGSEGSGDNGIYGLLIRLAEGVNNAIDFTIVNGTWSSCITQENSIELKKWVHIAATFDSQTAKVYLNGQEAATMDIAPYIPEGSCKFIIGDLSTWNGRQFRGKIYDVRIWHTIRTQQQIADNYQIFLKGDEEGLVANWQLNVKSGSSIKDITGKYPATLVNLTWSDLDNLN; encoded by the coding sequence ATGAAAAAGATATTTCATTTAGCTTGTTTTGCTTTCATCCTACTGGCGGCTGCTTGTTCCGATGAAAAAGAAGTGACACTTGAATATAATAAGATAGACGGTTTGCTTTCTCAATGCAATGAACTTTTATCTTCTTCCTCTGAAGGAGAAGATTTGGGTGATTTCGTAACCGGTTCGAAAGCTATTTTCGAAAGTAAGATCCGGGAAACAGAATTTATCCGGAATAAAACTGATCGCCAGTCAGCTCTCGACAACTATTGCGAAAAGCTGGAGATTGCCCGACAAACATTCCTGTCAAGCAAAGTGCTACCAGCATGTCCGTTGTTCGACGGAACAGGTTATATCGACTGCGGCCCTGCTTCTCAATTTTTCTCTGATAAGTTGACACTGGAGGCATGGGTGTATGCCAATGAGAAAACAGGAGGCAGCATAATCGGTTCAGAAGGTTCGGGCGATAACGGCATCTACGGTTTGCTGATTCGTCTGGCAGAAGGGGTGAATAATGCGATTGACTTTACGATTGTCAACGGTACATGGTCAAGCTGCATTACTCAGGAGAACTCTATTGAATTGAAAAAATGGGTACATATTGCCGCTACATTCGACTCGCAAACCGCAAAGGTATACTTAAACGGGCAAGAAGCCGCAACTATGGATATTGCGCCGTACATTCCCGAAGGTAGTTGTAAATTCATTATTGGCGATCTTTCTACTTGGAACGGGCGTCAGTTCAGAGGTAAAATTTATGATGTAAGAATCTGGCATACGATTCGTACTCAACAACAGATTGCCGACAACTATCAGATTTTCTTAAAAGGGGACGAAGAAGGATTGGTTGCCAACTGGCAACTGAATGTGAAAAGCGGTTCCTCTATTAAAGATATTACAGGTAAATATCCGGCTACTTTGGTCAACTTAACATGGTCTGATCTTGATAATCTTAATTAA
- a CDS encoding glycoside hydrolase family 76 protein: MIRISNKIKTLLAMLSFVQVTSGCDATVQDIIIDTDPGVEIGNNDYYTWCKETLSVIDKDLKISGTHSYYENQDRSQVSFIWGNIFLLYTYTEGISLSKSEWSDALMNCFLNFDNYWHPNYKGIAGYATLPTSAEKVPDRFYDENGWTAIGLCDAYLATQNNSYLEKAKGALAFSLSGEDNVLGGGIYFQETFVSLPVQKNTICSAVTMLSCMKLYEITQDRQYLDAAIRINDWTVENLLDKSDNLLWDAKMVADGSVNTQKWSYNAGFMIRSWLKMYQATKDEKYLSQAKATLASSEAKWYNSINGALNDPGYFAFSIIDSWFDMYDTDKNTVWLTKAFHAINFIHNKLRDGNGRYPEHWGTPTTSNLEKYDLRFSTVAAYMYMRAANYKRILND, translated from the coding sequence ATGATACGAATCAGCAATAAAATAAAAACACTTTTGGCTATGTTGTCCTTTGTACAGGTTACTTCGGGCTGTGATGCCACTGTACAGGATATCATCATTGACACCGATCCCGGTGTAGAAATCGGTAATAATGATTATTATACATGGTGTAAAGAGACACTATCTGTCATTGATAAAGATTTGAAAATAAGTGGTACACATTCTTATTATGAGAATCAGGACCGTTCACAAGTCTCTTTTATTTGGGGAAATATTTTCCTTCTTTATACATACACCGAAGGAATCTCATTGAGCAAGTCTGAATGGTCGGATGCTTTGATGAACTGCTTTCTTAATTTTGATAACTACTGGCATCCCAACTATAAAGGTATTGCAGGATATGCCACTTTACCTACGAGTGCCGAGAAGGTTCCCGACCGTTTTTACGACGAAAACGGATGGACAGCAATCGGACTCTGCGATGCTTATCTGGCAACTCAAAACAATTCTTACTTGGAAAAAGCCAAAGGGGCACTCGCTTTTTCCCTTTCGGGAGAAGATAATGTGCTGGGAGGAGGAATTTATTTCCAGGAAACTTTTGTTTCTTTACCCGTACAGAAGAATACGATTTGCTCTGCCGTAACCATGCTGAGTTGTATGAAACTCTATGAAATCACTCAGGACCGCCAATATCTGGATGCTGCCATCCGCATAAACGACTGGACTGTTGAGAATCTTTTGGATAAATCGGACAATCTTCTGTGGGATGCCAAAATGGTAGCGGATGGTTCTGTTAATACACAGAAATGGTCATACAATGCTGGTTTTATGATTAGGAGTTGGCTGAAAATGTATCAGGCCACCAAAGACGAAAAATATTTATCACAGGCAAAAGCTACCCTGGCATCTTCCGAAGCCAAATGGTATAATTCAATCAACGGAGCTCTGAATGATCCCGGATATTTCGCTTTTTCAATAATAGACTCTTGGTTTGATATGTATGATACAGATAAAAACACGGTTTGGCTAACGAAAGCTTTCCATGCGATTAACTTTATCCACAATAAACTACGTGACGGCAATGGACGCTACCCGGAACACTGGGGAACGCCAACGACAAGCAATCTTGAAAAATATGATTTAAGGTTTTCTACTGTAGCGGCTTATATGTATATGAGAGCTGCCAATTACAAAAGAATACTCAACGATTAA
- a CDS encoding RagB/SusD family nutrient uptake outer membrane protein, with protein sequence MKKIIYFITLLFLVGCVDLSENMYNDLGKDNYYQTEQEYDAAFMNQYAFLRTMYAWNVFYLQEITTDEACLPQKGRDGYDGGIYQRMHWHTWTDQDVIINGAWQELFKAVGFCNQVLNDLNNSRSDILPENKKKLYIAESRALRAFFYSMLVDMFGNVPIVEKVSELNPPTKTRTEVFNYVEKEIAEVKDQLLRSTDTGSYGRFTQEAALALLSRLYLNAEVYTGTSRLDDCISVSQTLLQKGYQLESTWDAPFAWNNENSKENIWVIPNDEIVANEMSVLFYRNIHWSQRSQWDWKNPNGGWNGVCTVREFIETYDITHDRRCKYDPQNGMYGQFMWGPQFDLSGNPILGTNEYAGQQLDFTLDLPDMVNNKENAGARNIKYKVKVGAQGMENDFALFRIAEINFNLAEATLRKSNEVDSKALEGINKIRTRAGVSTYATGELTLDELYREKGREMCYETLRRTDMIRFGRFIQPMWDKNYTDKETINLFPIPLQATKLNPELKQNPGYTK encoded by the coding sequence ATGAAAAAGATTATCTATTTTATAACATTGCTTTTTCTGGTTGGTTGCGTCGACTTATCCGAAAATATGTATAATGATTTGGGTAAAGATAATTATTATCAGACAGAACAGGAATATGATGCGGCGTTTATGAATCAATACGCTTTCTTACGTACGATGTATGCTTGGAATGTATTTTATCTGCAAGAGATTACTACAGACGAAGCTTGTTTACCTCAAAAAGGGCGAGACGGTTATGACGGAGGTATCTACCAACGTATGCATTGGCACACATGGACCGACCAGGATGTCATTATCAACGGAGCATGGCAGGAACTGTTCAAAGCGGTGGGTTTCTGCAATCAGGTGCTGAATGATTTGAATAATTCCCGTTCCGATATTCTTCCAGAGAACAAGAAAAAGCTATATATTGCCGAGTCCCGGGCATTGAGGGCATTTTTCTATTCCATGCTGGTCGATATGTTCGGAAATGTTCCGATTGTAGAAAAGGTATCCGAACTAAATCCGCCAACTAAAACCAGAACTGAGGTTTTTAACTACGTGGAAAAAGAAATTGCGGAAGTCAAGGACCAGCTTCTGAGAAGTACAGATACCGGCAGCTACGGACGCTTTACTCAGGAAGCCGCATTAGCGCTATTATCCCGACTTTACCTCAATGCTGAAGTTTATACCGGAACATCCCGTCTGGACGATTGTATTTCTGTGTCACAGACTCTTCTTCAAAAAGGTTATCAGCTGGAATCTACTTGGGATGCTCCCTTTGCATGGAACAATGAGAATAGCAAGGAAAATATCTGGGTGATCCCTAATGACGAAATAGTTGCCAATGAGATGAGTGTCCTTTTCTACCGGAACATTCACTGGTCGCAGCGTTCGCAATGGGATTGGAAGAATCCGAATGGGGGATGGAATGGAGTCTGTACCGTAAGAGAGTTTATTGAAACGTATGATATTACTCACGACCGCCGTTGTAAGTATGATCCTCAAAACGGAATGTACGGACAATTTATGTGGGGCCCCCAATTCGATTTAAGCGGAAACCCGATTTTGGGAACCAATGAATATGCCGGACAACAGTTGGATTTCACCCTCGACTTGCCGGACATGGTAAACAACAAGGAGAATGCCGGTGCACGTAATATTAAATATAAAGTAAAAGTCGGTGCACAAGGCATGGAAAATGATTTTGCTCTGTTCCGGATTGCAGAAATCAACTTCAATCTGGCAGAAGCCACTCTTCGTAAATCGAATGAGGTGGATTCTAAGGCGCTGGAAGGTATAAACAAGATACGGACACGTGCAGGTGTTTCTACGTATGCAACCGGAGAACTGACTTTGGATGAGTTATACAGAGAAAAGGGAAGAGAAATGTGCTACGAGACTTTGCGAAGAACGGATATGATTCGCTTCGGACGTTTCATTCAACCGATGTGGGATAAGAATTATACAGATAAGGAAACAATCAATCTTTTTCCGATTCCCCTGCAGGCAACCAAACTCAATCCTGAGCTGAAACAGAATCCGGGATACACCAAATAA